The Streptomyces kanamyceticus DNA segment CGGACGTGGACCGTACTTCCCGCGGAGCGCTCAGTGCCTGCCCCGCAGCTTCCCCAGGAGCCGCCTCGCCTGGGCGCGGCGCTTGGGGTCGCGGGAGGCCCGCTGGGCCTCGCGGACGGCCCGCTGCCCCTCGGGGCTGCGGAGGAACCGCCTGACGCGGGAGAGCAGTCCGGACATGGGTCCTCCTGGGTGTGCGAACGGTGCGTACCCGCAGTGTCGGCCAGGCGCCCCGCCCTGTCACGACCCGGGTCCCCCCGGGCCGCCGCTTTCCCGGCCCTGGTCCCGTCACGCCCCGGCGGAAACCCACCCGTTCCGGGCCGCGTTGGCGATGATCGCGTCCCGCAGGTAGACCGCGAGCCCCGGCCTGACCGCCTCGTAGAACGCGGTGAAGCGCTCGTCCGCGACGTACATCTCACCGAGACAGGTGTGCAGTTCGTGCGAGCACTGGTAGTGGCTCGACGTGATGAGAGCCCGGTGCGCCTCGGCCGCGTCCATCGCCTCTTCGGAGTCGGCGGGGACGCCCCGGGCGAGCAGCTCGCCGATGCGGGCGTGCACCGCGTCCATCTCGCCGTTGATGCGCTTCCAGTCCTCCTTCGTGTACGAGGCGGTCTTGCGCTGCGACTCCTTGTAGGCGTCCGTGTCGCCCCAGCGCCGCTCGACCTCCTCCGCGTACTGGTCGGGGTCGTGGTCTCCGAAGACCTCGAACTTCTCCTCGGGCGTGAGGTTGGTGCCCATCTTCTTCGCCTCCATGGCGGTCTCGACGGCGGCGGCCATCTCCTGGAGCTTGTGGATCCGCGCGGTCAGCAGCTCGTGCTGGCGGCGCAGGTGTTCCCGCGGGTCCGTGTGCGGGTCGTCCAGGAGGGCCGCCACCTCGTCGAGGGGGAAGCCGAGCTCCCGGTAGAACAGGATCTGCTGCAGCCGGTCCAGGTCGTCGTCGCTGTAGCGCCGGTGCCCCGCGTGGCTTCGCTCGCCGGGGGCGAGCAGGCCGATCTCGTCGTAGTGGTGCAGCGTGCGCACCGTCACTCCGGCGAAACCGGCGACCTGTCCCACGGAGTAGCTCATGGCTTCCGCCCTCTCTTCCTCGGTACGCGTCCCAGCCTCTGTCATCACGTCACGTGAGGTGCAAGTCCGCCGCCCACGGAGGCCGCCGTCTACTTGCTCAGCGCCGCGAACCTCCGCACCGCCAACGGCAGGAATACCCCCACGAGCACCACGGGCCACAGCACCGCGAGGAGTCCCGCGTGTTCCGCCGCCCAGGACGTGCTGACCACCCCCGGGTCGTTGCCGAACAGGTCGCGCGCCGCCGTGGCCGTCGCCGACATCGGGTTCCACTCGACAAGGGACCCGAGCCAGCCCGGCATGTTCTGCGGGATCGTGAAGGCGTTCGAGAAGAAGCTGACGGGCCAGACCAGGATCTGCACGGCGACCACCAGCTCAGGGCGGCCCGCGACCATCGCCAGATGGATGCCGATCCACAGCATCGCGAACCGGAGGAGCAGGAGCAGCCCGACCGCGCCGAGCGCCCCGCCGAACGAGCCGTGCCAGCGCCAGCCGACGGCGAGCCCGACCCCGATCATGACCAGGAGCGAGGCGGTGGACTGCAGCATGTCCGCGACCGAACGCCCCACCAGGACGGCGCCGTTGGTCATCGGCATGGAGCGGAACCGGTCGATCACGCCCTTGTTCAGGTCTTGCGTGACCGCGACCATCGTCGCGTCCAGGCCGAAGGCCATGGTCATCGCGAACATCCCGGGCACCAGGAACTCGGCGTACTCCCCCTCGATGCCCTTCCCGCCGCCGATCAGGTAGTTGAACATCAGCAGCAGCATCACCGGGAAGACGAGCCCGACGACGACCTGCACGGGCTGCCGTGCCCAGTGCGCCAGTTCGCGCCGCGTCATGGTCCAGGAGTCCGTCACGGCCCAGCTCATCGACGTACTCACACGCCCTCCTTCGTACGTTCCCTGGGCTCGCCCTCGTCCGTACGCTCCCCGGGCTCACCCTCGCCCGTACGCCCCGTCAGGCTCAGGAACACCTCGTCCAGCGTGGGCCTGCGCACGGCCACGTCCTCCGCGTCGACGCCCGCGTCCTGCAGCGCCCGTACGACGCCGGTGAGCGCCTTCATCCGGTCCTCTGCCGGTGCGGAGACCAGCCTGCGGTCGGCGTCCACCGTCGCCCCGCCGGGCAACAGCTCCGCGACGCGCGCCAGTTGGCCCGCGTCCCGCACCACCACGTCGATGCGGTCGCCGCCGAGGCGGGCCTTCAGCTCGTCGGCCGTGCCGTGCGCGATGACGCGGCCGCAGTCGATCACCGAGATCCGGTCGGCCAGCTGATCCGCCTCTTCCAGGTACTGCGTGGTCAGGAGCACGGTCGTGCCGCCGCCGACCAGCGAGCGCACCGATTCCCACACCTCGGCGCGGCCGCGCGGGTCGAGGCCCGTGGTGGGCTCGTCGAGGAACAGCACCTCGGGGTCGGTGATGAGCGAGGCCGCGAGGTCGAGACGGCGCCGCATGCCTCCGCTGTACCGCTTGACCGCCTTGCGTCCGGCGTCCGCGAGCCCGAACCGCTCCAGGAGCTCGTCGGCCCGCACGCGCGCGTGGCGGGCGCCCAGGTGGTGCAGCCGCCCGAACATGTCGAGGTTCTGCCGGCCGCTCAGCTCCTCGTCCACCGCGGCGTGCTGGCCGAGAAGGCCGATGCGCCCGCGCACCTCGTCGGGGCGGCGCCGCACGTCGTGCCCCGCGACCTCCACGCGCCCCTCGTCGGCCCGCAGCAGGGTGGCGAGCACGCGCACGGCGGTGGTCTTGCCCGCGCCGTTCGGGCCGAGCACGCCGTGCACGGTGCCGCGCCGCGCCACCAGGTCGAGGCCGTCCAGCGCGGCCTTCTCCCCGAACCTCTTCCGTAGTCCTTCGACGACGATCGCGTCCGTCATCCGACTCCCTCCGGTCCAGAGTCCACCTAATCAAGTTTGACTAGATGGACGAAGGTAACCGGCCCGAAGTCATTCGTCAAACTTGATTAGCCGCGGTCCCCCGCGTGCGGCTCGCCCGTCCCGAAGGGGTTCTCCTCGCCCTCGGCGAGCACGCCGACGAACGGCTCGCCCTCGCCCGCGAAGGTGTACGCGCCGCCCTCGATGCGACCGATCAGACCCCTGGTCCACTCCGCGCCCGTGTCGGCCGAGTACACCCAGTAGTTCATGATCTCGCCGATGTGACCGAGCTGCCCGGGACCGTCCTCCGGGATGTAGTACTCGGTGACGGACGCGCGCCACCCCTCCATGCTGCGCACCCGCTCCTTGAGGAGAGCCACGACCTCCTCGCGCGGCAGGTCCACCATGAGGCCGATTCCCGACGTGAGGATGTCGGGCCGCTGGTCGTACTTGGTGAGGGACTCGCGGAGCAGGGAGCGGTACTCCTCCATGCCCTGCTCCGTGAGCTCGTACTCCGTGCGCGGCGGGCCGCCCGCCGTGGAGGGGGCGATCTCGTGCGCGTGCAGCATTCCCTGCTTGGCCAGCTGCTTCAGCGCGTGGTAGATCGATCCCGGCTTGGCGTTGGACCACTCATGGGCGCCCCAGTACTCCAGGTCGTTGCGGACCTGATAGCCGTGGGCGCGGCCGTGCTGACGCACGGCCCCCAGAACCAGCAGCCGGATCGCTGACATGTACCGCGCCCTTCCGTCCGGCGCCCGAACCGTTCGGCACCCAGAGTCATCAATTTTGACTAGGGTATCCCTGCTCCAGCGCCACCAGCTCGTAGGCCGTCTTACCGTCGAGGGACTCGCGGATGATGTCGGCGTGGCCCGCGTGCCGCGCGATCTCCTCGACCAGGTGCAGCATCACCCAGCGCATGGACACCTCGGCGTCCTTGGGGAACCAGGGCGCCTCGGGCAGCGGGAAGGTGCCGTCGAGGCTCGGCACCTGCCGGATGAACTCCTCGGTCTCCCGGGCGACTTCGGCCCAGAAGTCCAGCATGTCGGCGACCGTCTCCCCCTCGACGAGCCGGAAGCTGTCGCCCCAGGTCTCCTGGGTGCGGGCCCGCTCGTTCGGCTTCCGCTGGGCCATCCGCAGCCAGTTCAGCTCGGTCTCCGCGACGTGCTTCAGCAGGCCGCCGACGGAGAGCTCACTGGCGCTCGGCCGGGCGCTCGCCTGCTCGCCCGTCAGGCCGATGACCGAACGGCGCAGGCCGCCCCGCTGGGCCTCCACGAACGCGAGCAGGGCGCCGCGCTCGTCTCCACGGGTTTCCGCGCCGACGTGAGTAACCATGGTGTCCGCCTCTCTCCTGCCTGCTTTCACAGGCTGCCCCTTCGGGCTTTCCGACACCACTCAAGCTACGGACCCTTGCGGTCAGCTTCTGTCCGCAAGGGTCCGTGGGCACGAGAGATTCCCGGAAGCACTCAGAAGCGGGAAGCGCTCAGAACGGGAAGCGCGAGCGCCCGTGCTGGACCGAGATCCACTTCTGCGACGTGAAGGCGTCCACCGTCGACTCGCCGTTCAGCCGCCCGAGGCCGGAGTTCTTCTCGCCGCCGAACGGCACGATCGCCTCGTCGTGCACCGTGCCGTCGTTGACGTGGATCATGCCGGTGTCGACGCGCTTGGCGATCCGCACACCGCGCTCCACGTCACCGGTGTGCACGGCGCCGCTCAGGCCGTAGGGGGTGTCGTTGGCGATGCGTACGGCCTCGTCCTCGCCGTCGAAGGGCAGCAGCAGCGCGACGGGGCCGAAGATCTCCTGGCCGAGGACGGGCGAGTCGGCGGGCAGGTCGGTCAGGATGGAGGGCGCCACCAGATTGCCCTCGGTGCCGCCGTGCAGCAGGGCCGTGGCGCCCGCCGCGACGGCCTGGTCGACGACGGCCGAAACGGCGTCCGCCTGCGAGGAGTTGATGAGCGGGCCGATGTGGGTCGCGGGGTCGGCCGGGTCGCCGACCTTGAGGCTCGCGACCTTGGCGACGAACTTCTCGGTGAACTCCGCCTGGACGGCCCGGTCCACCAGGATGCGGTTGGCGGCCATGCAGACCTGGCCCTGGTGCACGTAGCGGCTGAAGACCGCCGCGTCCACGGCGTAGTCGATGTCGGCGTCGTCGAGGACGATCAGCGCGCTGTTGCCGCCCATCTCCAGGATGGAGCGCTTGAAGTGCGAGGCGCAGACCGTGGCGACGTGGCGGCCCACGCGGTCGGAGCCGGTGAAGGAGATGACGCTCGGCACCGGGTGTTCGAGCAGCGCGTCGCCGATCTCGGCGATGTCGGTGATCACCACGTTGAGCAGTCCGGCGGGCAGGCCCGCGTCCTCGAAGACCTTCGCGAGCAGGCTGCCGCCGATCACCGGGGCGTTCTGGTGCGGCTTGAGCACCACCGCGTTACCGAGGGCGAGGGCCGGGGCGACGGTCTTCATCGACAGGAACAGCGGGAAGTTGAAGGGGCTGATGACGCCCACCACACCGACAGGGACGCGGTAGACGCGGTTCTCCTTGCCGTCCTCCGCCGAGGGCAGCACCCGGCCCTCGGGGCGCAGCGAGAGGTGCACCGACTCGCGCAAGAACTCCTTGGTGAGGTGGAGCTCGAAGGCCGCCTTGAGCCGGGTGCCGCCCAGCTCGGCGATGATGGCCTCGGTTATCTCTTCCTCGCGGTCCTCGACGATCCGCAGGGCCCGCTCGAACACCCCGCGCCGCGCATAGGGGTTGGTCGCGGCCCACTCCCGCTGCACGCGCTGCGCCGCTCGGTACGCCTGGTCGACCTCGGCGGCCGTGGCGACGGTGATGGACGCCAGCTTCTCCCCGTCGTACGGATTGAAGTCGATGATGTCCCAGGAACCGGAGCCCGCCTTCCACTCACCGTCGATGTACTGATGAGCCAGGTCGGTGAAGAAGGACATGAGAGGGACACCCCTTGCCGCGACAGCAGACGGACGCAAACGGAAGCAGACACCTGATCTCACGTCATAGTACTTATGTTTCAGGTGAGTTGGAGTAGACCACGCAGAAGATCCCTGCTGTCCGCCGGATCCGGGCTGTCCTTGTGCAGCTGGGCCACCACCCGCTCGTACTGGGCGACTTCCTCCGCCTTGTCCAGATAGAGCGCGCCGGTGAGCTGCTCGACGTAGACGACGTCGGACAGGTCGGACTCGGGGAAGCGCAGCATCGTGAACGCGCCGCTCTCGCCCGCGTGGCCGCCGAAGCTGAACGGCATCACCTGGAGCGTGACGTTGGGGCGCTCGGAGATGTCGATGAGGTGCTGGATCTGACCCCTCATCACTTCCCGGTTCCCGTACGGGCGGCGGAGCGCGGCCTCGTCCAGGACGCAGTGGAAGCGGGGCGCGTGCTCGGAGGCGAGCAGCTTCTGGCGCTCCAGGCGCAGCGCGACGCGCCGCTCGATCTCGGCCCTGCTCGCGCCCTTCATGCCTCTGGCGACCACCGCGTGCGCGTACGCCTCGGTCTGCAACAGGCCGTTGACGAACTGGACTTCATAGACGCGGATGAGCGAGGCGGCGCCCTCCAGACCGATGTAGGTCTGGAACCAGCCCGGCAGGACGTCCGAGTAACTGTGCCACCAGCCGGTGAGGTTGGCCTCCTTGGCGAGCGAGAGGAGTGCGCCGCGCTCGGCCTCGTCCGTGACGCCGTACAGCGTCAGAAGGTCCTCTACGTCCCTGGACTTGAAGCTCACCCGTCCCAACTCCATGCGGCTGATCTTCGATTCGGATGCGCGGATCGAGTAGCCGGCCGCTTCGCGGGTGATGCCACGGGATTCCCTCAGGCGCCTCAGCTGCGAGCCCAGCAGGATGCGCCGTACCACCGAGCCGCTCGACTCCCCTGCGGTCACTTCGCTCAATCCTCCCCATCGACTGGAAGCCAGCAGTCTGCCATTAAACGCTTCGGGCCGTACTCGTTCGGTTACAGAAACGGAAGAACTCCGAAAGGCCGCGCAAGGCCTCCACAAGAAACCGTAGGAAGAAATGGGCAAGAAGTGGCACGGGAACGACCAAGTCCGGCGCGTGCACGTGCATCTGCCCTTGCATCTGCTGTACGCATTCGGAACCATGGTCCGCGCGCCACCGCTGTACCGACCGTGTACGACCGCACCATCGGCGACCGACCGCGCCACCGCTCCATCGCTATGTACCGCGAAACCGGGGAGTGCCTCGCATGGGGACGAATGGATCGACCATGCTCGAGCCGTTACGGCAGGGGCTACCACCACTCGACCCGTCCGCGGTCTCCAGCACGGCGTCCGTGGCGCTCGCCGCCCGCTACGAAGCGGTGGGCAGCGCACGGAAGTTCACCCGTACGACACTCACTCAGTGGGACCTGGACGAACGCTTCGACGACATCGCGCTCGTCGTTTCCGAACTCGTCACCAACGCGCTGCGTCATGGCCTGCCCCTCGCCCACCACCGCCCTTCCAACGAGGCCCTTCGGGCCGCCCCCTTCGATTCCGCGGACACCCCGCGGGAGAGCCAGGACCCGCCCGTACGGCTGCACTTGATGCGCTGGGCCTCGCGCCTGGTGTGCGCCGTGCGCGATCCCAGTGACGAGAGTCCGGTCACGCGCGACACCGACGACGACTTCTCGGCGGAGTCGGGGCGCGGCCTCTTCCTGGTGGACTCCTTCAGCGACGGCTGGGGCTGGCACCCGCTCGCCGGGACGCTGCGCGGGAAGGTGGTCTGGGCACTGTTCCACCTGGCGTGAGGCGCGCCGGGGCAGCCCTTCGACCGTGCTGATCGGAGGGCGGGTCGAGTGAGCGTCAGCCACCTATCAGGTGGTCGAACTCCCCGTCCTTCATCCCGAGCAGCATCGCCTCTATCTCCGCCCGTGTATAGACGAGCGCGGGACCGTCGGGGAATCGCGAGTTGCGCACGGCGACGTCGCCACCGGGCAGTTTCGCGAACTCCACGCAGGATCCCTGCGAGTTGCTGTGCCTGCTCTTCTGCCAGACCACCCCGTGAAGCTCCGTGGCCGCCATGCCGTTAAACGCGTGGTGCACAGGTCGCTCCCCGGTCGTGCAGTGCCATTGGTGGTTCTAGATGCAGCGGTCAACTGTCCCCGGATCATAGCTGTGTTCACATGCCGATGCATGGGCAGATGCACGTGCACGCGGGGTGTTCCCCTGATTACAGAACCGTCAGCACGGTCGAATCCTTCACGTACAAGGAAGAGACGCGTTCCACGCCCTTCATGTTCCACGGTCCAGGTGATCGTCCGGTCCGCGAAGTTGGCCGGATCCCGGGGAGCGTACGGAGGCGGGAGCCGGTCAGCAGGTCAGCGGGGGGATCCGTACGGCAGCAGTGCCATCTCGCGCGCGTTCTTGACCGCCGCGGCGATCCGTCGTTGCTGCCGCGCCGTCACGCGCGTGACGCACCGGGCGCGGATCTTGCCCCGGTCCGAGAGGAACGTCCGGAGCAGGTCCGTGTCCTTGTAGTCGATGTACGTGATGCCCGCCCGGTCCAGCGGGTTCGGCTTGGGCTTCCTCGGGTGCGAGGGCGTGCGCGGGGGCATGGTCAGACCTCCAGGAGTGCGTCGAAGGCAGGGGGCAGGTTCTTCCAGGCGGCGCGGCCAGCGGCGTACTCCTCGTCGGTCAACAGGCAGGATCCCAGGACCTGTTCCAGCCCCTCGCGGTCCAGTCCCGGCGAGGTGAACACCAGGTGGTTGCAGCAGTCGCCGTGTTCCGGATGCCAGTCGAGCGCGGCGGCGGCGCGGCGCACCGGCGGCACCGTCTCCCACGCGGCGTCCGGCAGCGCGGCGAGCCAGGGCCCCATGCTCTCCACGCAGAGCGCGCCGCCCGCCGCGTCCCAGCCGAGCAGCGTGTCCGGCCGGTCGGCCAGCCAGAACCGCCCCCGGCTGCGCGCGGCCGCGCAGGTCAGATCCTCCAGGGCCGCGTAGAGCCGCTCCGGGTGGAAGGGACGCTCGCGGTGCCATACGAAGGTGGCGACACCGCACGCGTCCGCCTCGGCCGGAAGCCGCGCGCAGGCCGGATGCTGGGCCGCGGCGGCGGCCTCGACGTCGAAACCGGCCCGCGCGGCCCGGGCCAGACCGCCGCTCCCGATGGCGACCTGGCGCGCCGTCGGATGCAGTTGGGCGAGCAGCGCGCGATCCTCGTCGTCGGCCCGCGCCGAGTCGGCGACGGCGAGCACGGGCGCGTACTCCAGCTGGCGCGCCCAGGTGTCGGCGACGGTGCGCTGGTCGGTGGGGGCCGCGGCGAGCCCCGCCGCCATCAGGTCGTCGCCGTTGCCGAGGCAGGCCAGGAGCAGGGCGGGGTCGACCGCCGTGACCACGCCGCGCAGCCCGAACCCGGCGCCGTGGTGCGCGGCGATCACCTCGGCCATCGCCTTCGGTTCGACCGAGTCCCACAGCTCCACGACCGCGAGGCGGGTGAGGCCCGCGTCCGCGAGGCGGGTGAGTTCGGGCACCAGGTCCGCGCGGAGCGCGCAGCACGCGCAGTCGTTGACGAGCGGGGCGTCGCCCCTGGACAGCTCGCCCGACGTGTCGCGGACGGTGCGCACGACGGTGCCCCGCACCGCCGTGGAGAGGTCGTGGTGGAGCGCGACGCTGTCGGGGACGGTGGCGAGGAGTTCGCCGACGGCCGCCGCGCGGGCGTCCTCGTGGAGCCCGGCGACGATCACGACGTCCATCACGACGTCCATCGGGGCGCCGTTCCCCGGGTCCGGGTGACTGTCCCCCGGACCCTCGTAGCCGTCCCTCATCGGCGCGTTCCGAAGCGACGCTCGAAGCGTTCGACGCGGCCCGCCGTGTCCATCACGCGTGCCGTGCCCGTGTAGAAGGGGTGGCTCGCGGACGAGATCTCGACGTCGACGACCGGGTACGTACGCCCGTCCTGCCACTCGACCGTCTTCTCGCTGGTCGCGGTCGACCGCGTGAGGAAGGCGAATCCCGCGGCCTTGTCGCGGAAGACGACGGGTGCGTACGGCGGGTGGATGTCCTTGCGCATGGTGATCAGCGCTCCTCTCGGAAGTCGACGTGCTTGCCCGCCATCGGGTCGTACTTGCGCAGGGTGAGGCGGTCCGGGTCGTTGCGGCGGTTCTTGCGGGTGACGTAGGTGAAGCCCGTTCCGGCGGTGGACCGGAGCTTGATGACCGGGCGGAGTTCGTTGCGTGCCATGGGGCTAGTATATGAAAATGACTCCCGTTTTCAATAGGGATCCCGTCCGCGACTACCGAGAGGTGCGTCACTTGTCCGCCCACTGCCAGCTGACCGGCGCCAGGCCCGGCTTCGGCAACCACGTCTCCCACTCCCACCGGCGGACCCACCGCCGCTTCGACCCCAACGTCCAGCGCAAGCGGTACTGGCTGCCGAGCGAAGGCAGGTACGTCCGCCTGCGGCTGGGCGCGAAGGGGATCAGGACGGTCGACAGCATCGGGATCGAGGCCGCCGTCGCCAGGATCCGTGCGCGCGGGGTGAGGATCTGATGGCGAAGAAGAGCAAGATCGCCAAGAACGAGAAGCGGCGCGGGGTCGTCGCGCGGTACGCCGTGCGGCGGGCCGAACTGACGGAGATCATCCGGCACCCCGGCACCGGCGATGCCGAACGGCGCGCCGCCCAGCGGGAGTTGGCGCGTCAGCCGCGGGACGCGAGCGCCACGCGGGTCCGGAACAGGGACAGCGTCGACGGGCGCCCGCGCGGCTACGTAGGGGCGTTCGGTCTTTCCCGGGTGAGGTTGCGCGAGCTTGCGCACGCCGGATACCTGCCCGGCGTGCGCAAGTCGTCCTGGTAGCTTGGCGCGCGCTTTGGCCGGTGGCAGGTGGCACCGGCGACGTCAGGCTCTTTAGGGGGACTTCAAGTGCGTACGTACGTCCGTAGTGGCCTCGGTGTCCGTCGCGCCCGGGTCGGGGTGGCCGCCTTCGGCCTCGCCGCCGCGCTGGCCGTGACCGGGTGCAGCAGTGACAGTGACAGCGGCGGTGACGGCGGCGGCAAGAAGGACCGGGGCTCGTCCGGCAGCTCCACGGACGACGGGGGCTCGACCGGGGGCTCCGGCTCCGGCGCCGAGGACGGCAGCGTCGAGGGTGCGTGGGTGACCACGGCCGGCGGCAAGCCGCTCGCCCTCGTCATCAACGGCAAGAACGCGTCGCTGGTCGGCGAGGACGTCATGTGCAGTGGCACCGCGGGTGACGAGGCGGGCTCGCAGATGATCAACCTCAAGTGCCCCAAGGGGAACGCGGACCGTACGACGGGTCGGGTCGACTCCGTCGACACGAAGACGATGAAGGTCTCCTGGGAAGGCGCGGGCAAGGACCAGTTCCTGAGGACCGAGGGCGGCAAGCTGCCCGAGGGGCTGCCCACGGGTGGGATGCCGCAGTCCTGACGAGGCCTTGAGGTCAGGGGGCCGCGGGACCTTCTTGGTCCCGCGGCCCTTCTGGCTGCTGGGGCTCGGGCGGTTGGTGTTTCGTCTCCGTGCCGTCCACCAGCATCGGGGGCGGCGTCGTGTCCAGCGCGTCGGAGAGTTCTTCCAGGGTCTCCAGGAGCAGGCCCGCCCCCTTGCGTACGACGCGGTCGGGCACGCCCTCGCCGTCCCACTCGCGCAGCGCCGTGCGCACCGCGTCCCACCGGGGTACGCGGCGTTCGCGCACCGCCTTGGCGCCCTGCTCCGTCGACGCGCGCAGCGCGTCCGCGAGGCGGGCCGCCGCGGGGACGGGGGTCGCGCCGCGGTCCGGCAGGTGGGCCTCCATCAGCATGGCCACGCGGCCCAGTTGGGCCAGGGCCTCCTCCGCGTCCGCCGCGGCCGCGTGGGACAGACCCCGGTGGCGCACCGGCTCGCTCTTGGCGCGCGCCACCGCGTCCTGCCAGGCGACGCGCGCGTCGCGGGCCGCGAGCAGGGCCTCGCGGACGTCGGGGCAGGACTTGCCCGCGGGGTGCGCGTAGTGGTCGACGACGGCCGCTGCGTAGCGGCCGTCCGCGATCAGCCAGTCCGCGAGGCGGGTGCGCAGGCGCGGGGTCTCCCACGCGGGGTACACGGCGTACGCGATCATCGCGAGGACGCCGCCGAGCAGGGTCAGGACGACTCTCTCCGGAACCGTCTGCTGCCACTGCTGGCCGCCCATCCCGAGCAGGAACACGACGTACGCCGCCACGCACGCCTGCGCCGCGACCTGGCCGGTGCGCATCAGCAGGTACATCAGTCCGGCGCAGAGCACGGCCAGCGCCGCGGAAAGCCCCGTGCCCGGGTCGGCCAACTGGACGAGCCCCGTAGCCAGCGCGACACCCACGAGGGTCCCGCCGAAGCGGGCCACGGCGCGCGAGTACGTCTGGGAGAAGTCCGGACGCATCACCATGACCGACGCCATGGGGGCCCAGTACCCGTGCCCCAACGGAAGCCAGTGCCCCAACAGATAGCCGGTGGCGGCCACCGCCGTGACGCGGATCGCGTGCCGAGCGACCGGCGACTCGTGCCGCAACTCCGACCGCATGGCACGGAGGGCACCGGGGACCAGGGCCGGGAGGGTGGGCCGGAGGAGGGGGATCGGCTGGGTGTCGGAGTGGGTTTGGGGGGTGGGGGGTGGCTCTGGGGTGGGGGGCGGTCCTGGGGTGAGGGGCGGTCCTGGGGTGGGGGGCGGCCCTGCGCTGGGAGTCGGCCCGGGAGTGAGGGGCGGCCCTGGAGCAGAGGTCGGCCCTGAAGCCGGGCCCGGCCCTGCGCTGGGGGTCGGAGCTGAGGTGAAGGGCTGGTCTGAGGTGGGCGTGGGTGTGGATGTGGGCGTGGGCGTGGACGTTGGAGTCGGCGTGGACGTCGGAGTCGGCGTGGACGTCGGCGTAGACGTGGGCGTCTGCGTAGACGTCGGAGTCGGACTCGGCGGCAGCGTGGACGCGGACGTCGGCGTCGGCGCAGACGTGGGACTCGGCGTCGGCGTGGACGTCGGACTCGGCGTCGGACTCGGCGTGGACATGGGCGTCGGACTCGGCGTCGGCGCAGGCGTGGACGTGGGCGACGGCGTGGGATTCGGCCTAGGCGTCGGACTCGGCGTAGGCGTAGGCGTCGGTGTTCCCGCCGTTTCCAGTACGTCTCTCAGGAGTGCGCCCAGTCGCGTCGCCGCTCGGTACGCCGGGCCCGTGAGGATCGCCCCCGTGTCCGGTGTCCGCAGCGTCGCGATCGCCGCCGGGGGGATCTTCACCGGCTCCCCGTGGCGGACCGCCCGCGCCGCCGCGTCCAGGACCGCGCCCGCCGCGCCGAGGATCTCCCGCACCCGGTCGCGTTCCCTGCCCTCCGGCGGTACGCCCACCGCCGGGTCCGCCAGGGACGCGAGCACCGGGCGGATGCGTTCGGCGAGGCCGCGTGCGCCGTGCAGTTCCGCGGGGCGGGTGCGGGCCTGGCGCGGGGTGATCCGCGCCGCGTCGCGCGCCGCCATCAGGGGCTCGGGGTCGAAGGGGGCCACGGGGTCGTGGCGGAGCCTGCGGGCGTAGTCCGCCTCGGCCGCGAGCGCGTCGGCCAGCGCGTCCCTGTGCGCGCCCCATCTGCGGATCGGGAACAGGACCACCAGCGCCGCCTGGACGCAGCCGCCCACGATCATCATCGCCGCATGCCCCGCGGCACCGGCGAGCGAGGTGGGGAGCGTGACCGTCACCAGCATGATCGCCACGTTCGACGACGCGATGATGCCGACGGTCGGGCCCGCGGCCCAGCTCAGGCCCGCCAGGAACGTCCAGAGGGAGAGGAGCGCCAGGAAGAGGAGGGTGTGGGAGCCGGTGAGGTAGCCGAGGAAGGTGGAGACGGCGAGGCTGGTGCCGGAGGCCAGGGCCAGTTCCGGGCGGGGCCGCCAACTGCGCTGGAACGTGGCGATCGCCGCCTGGTAAGCGCCGAAGGCGGAGCTCGCCGCCACCGCCGGGCCGAACAGGGTGAGGCTGACGCCGATGATGATGGCCAGGCCCCCGGCGCCGCGGAGGGCGATCAGGGGTTCAAGGCGTTTGCGCTCGACGGTCAGACCC contains these protein-coding regions:
- a CDS encoding helix-turn-helix domain-containing protein, whose translation is MTAGESSGSVVRRILLGSQLRRLRESRGITREAAGYSIRASESKISRMELGRVSFKSRDVEDLLTLYGVTDEAERGALLSLAKEANLTGWWHSYSDVLPGWFQTYIGLEGAASLIRVYEVQFVNGLLQTEAYAHAVVARGMKGASRAEIERRVALRLERQKLLASEHAPRFHCVLDEAALRRPYGNREVMRGQIQHLIDISERPNVTLQVMPFSFGGHAGESGAFTMLRFPESDLSDVVYVEQLTGALYLDKAEEVAQYERVVAQLHKDSPDPADSRDLLRGLLQLT
- a CDS encoding ATP-binding protein; translated protein: MGTNGSTMLEPLRQGLPPLDPSAVSSTASVALAARYEAVGSARKFTRTTLTQWDLDERFDDIALVVSELVTNALRHGLPLAHHRPSNEALRAAPFDSADTPRESQDPPVRLHLMRWASRLVCAVRDPSDESPVTRDTDDDFSAESGRGLFLVDSFSDGWGWHPLAGTLRGKVVWALFHLA
- a CDS encoding DUF397 domain-containing protein, yielding MHHAFNGMAATELHGVVWQKSRHSNSQGSCVEFAKLPGGDVAVRNSRFPDGPALVYTRAEIEAMLLGMKDGEFDHLIGG
- the rpsR gene encoding 30S ribosomal protein S18, translating into MPPRTPSHPRKPKPNPLDRAGITYIDYKDTDLLRTFLSDRGKIRARCVTRVTARQQRRIAAAVKNAREMALLPYGSPR
- a CDS encoding CobW family GTP-binding protein codes for the protein MDVVMDVVIVAGLHEDARAAAVGELLATVPDSVALHHDLSTAVRGTVVRTVRDTSGELSRGDAPLVNDCACCALRADLVPELTRLADAGLTRLAVVELWDSVEPKAMAEVIAAHHGAGFGLRGVVTAVDPALLLACLGNGDDLMAAGLAAAPTDQRTVADTWARQLEYAPVLAVADSARADDEDRALLAQLHPTARQVAIGSGGLARAARAGFDVEAAAAAQHPACARLPAEADACGVATFVWHRERPFHPERLYAALEDLTCAAARSRGRFWLADRPDTLLGWDAAGGALCVESMGPWLAALPDAAWETVPPVRRAAAALDWHPEHGDCCNHLVFTSPGLDREGLEQVLGSCLLTDEEYAAGRAAWKNLPPAFDALLEV
- a CDS encoding type B 50S ribosomal protein L31; translation: MRKDIHPPYAPVVFRDKAAGFAFLTRSTATSEKTVEWQDGRTYPVVDVEISSASHPFYTGTARVMDTAGRVERFERRFGTRR
- the rpmG gene encoding 50S ribosomal protein L33; the encoded protein is MARNELRPVIKLRSTAGTGFTYVTRKNRRNDPDRLTLRKYDPMAGKHVDFREER
- the rpmB gene encoding 50S ribosomal protein L28, encoding MSAHCQLTGARPGFGNHVSHSHRRTHRRFDPNVQRKRYWLPSEGRYVRLRLGAKGIRTVDSIGIEAAVARIRARGVRI
- the rpsN gene encoding 30S ribosomal protein S14, whose amino-acid sequence is MAKKSKIAKNEKRRGVVARYAVRRAELTEIIRHPGTGDAERRAAQRELARQPRDASATRVRNRDSVDGRPRGYVGAFGLSRVRLRELAHAGYLPGVRKSSW